In Streptomyces sp. NBC_01426, one genomic interval encodes:
- the mqnP gene encoding menaquinone biosynthesis prenyltransferase MqnP, translating into MTSAAEGVVGPGPAPQTGNKAKAFLRLVMIEHSVFALPFAYIAALTAMFELDGTVHWGKLLLVTVCMVGLRTFAMAANRIIDREIDARNPRTAGRELVTGAVSVRTAWTGAGVALVVFLGSAALLNPLCLMLAPLAVVPMVVYPYGKRFTDFPHAILGLAQAIGPIGAWLAITGEWSWDAVILGLAVGVWIGGFDLIFGCQDVAADRAEGVRSVPARFGIPAALWGARGAHVVTTALLAWYAVATDAGPIFWFGLLIVVAAFVYEHTIVKPHDLSRLNRAFFTVNGFIGIALFVCALLDLVVRGLTL; encoded by the coding sequence ATGACCTCGGCAGCCGAAGGCGTCGTCGGCCCCGGCCCGGCGCCGCAGACCGGCAACAAGGCGAAGGCCTTCCTGCGCCTCGTGATGATCGAGCACTCGGTCTTCGCGCTGCCCTTCGCCTACATCGCCGCCCTGACCGCGATGTTCGAGCTCGACGGGACCGTGCACTGGGGCAAGCTGCTGCTCGTCACCGTCTGCATGGTGGGCCTGCGGACCTTCGCGATGGCCGCCAACCGGATCATCGACCGGGAGATCGACGCCCGCAACCCGCGCACCGCCGGGCGTGAACTCGTCACCGGCGCGGTGTCGGTGCGGACCGCCTGGACGGGGGCCGGGGTCGCGCTGGTCGTGTTCCTCGGCTCGGCGGCGCTGCTGAACCCGCTGTGCCTGATGCTGGCGCCGCTCGCCGTGGTCCCGATGGTGGTCTACCCGTACGGGAAGCGCTTCACGGACTTCCCGCACGCCATCCTGGGCCTGGCCCAGGCGATCGGGCCGATCGGGGCCTGGCTGGCGATCACCGGCGAGTGGTCCTGGGACGCGGTGATCCTCGGCCTCGCGGTCGGCGTGTGGATCGGCGGCTTCGACCTGATCTTCGGCTGCCAGGACGTGGCGGCCGACCGCGCGGAGGGCGTCCGCTCGGTCCCGGCCCGCTTCGGCATCCCGGCGGCCCTGTGGGGCGCGCGCGGGGCGCACGTGGTGACCACCGCCCTGCTCGCCTGGTACGCGGTGGCGACGGACGCGGGCCCGATCTTCTGGTTCGGCCTGCTGATCGTCGTCGCGGCCTTCGTCTACGAGCACACCATCGTGAAGCCGCACGACCTGTCCCGCCTGAACCGGGCCTTCTTCACGGTGAACGGCTTCATCGGCATCGCACTGTTCGTCTGCGCGCTGCTGGACCTCGTGGTGCGGGGCCTGACGCTCTAG
- a CDS encoding rhomboid family intramembrane serine protease, translating into MLGWVALLWLIEAVDFATGHALDAYGIEAREPGSLLRVPLAAFLHFGFDHVAANSVPLLVFGFVAALGGIRRFLAVCALIIAADGLGTWLISPSYTLTAGASGVVFGLFGYVVVRGFVERKALGIVVGLAIGLYWGATVLAGILPLTPGVSWQGHLCGLVTGVVTALFFRRPDRPAALPQGV; encoded by the coding sequence ATGCTGGGATGGGTGGCGCTGCTCTGGCTGATAGAGGCGGTTGACTTCGCCACCGGTCACGCGCTCGACGCGTACGGGATCGAGGCGCGCGAGCCGGGGAGCCTGCTGCGGGTCCCCCTGGCGGCGTTCCTGCACTTCGGCTTCGATCACGTGGCGGCCAACAGCGTTCCGCTGCTGGTGTTCGGCTTCGTCGCCGCCCTCGGGGGGATCCGCCGCTTCCTCGCCGTCTGCGCCCTGATCATCGCGGCCGACGGCCTCGGCACCTGGCTGATCTCGCCGTCGTACACCCTCACCGCCGGCGCTTCCGGCGTGGTCTTCGGGCTCTTCGGCTACGTCGTCGTCCGCGGCTTCGTCGAACGCAAGGCCCTCGGCATCGTGGTGGGACTGGCCATCGGCCTCTACTGGGGCGCCACCGTCCTGGCGGGCATCCTGCCCCTGACCCCCGGCGTCAGCTGGCAGGGGCACCTCTGCGGCCTCGTGACGGGCGTGGTCACGGCCCTGTTCTTCCGCCGCCCCGACCGCCCCGCGGCGCTGCCCCAAGGGGTCTAG
- a CDS encoding UbiX family flavin prenyltransferase encodes MTEGKRTPWVVGVSGASGTPYAAAVIRGLLAAGEGVDLVVSRASRLTLLDETGIAFRDAHWRADLAEWLGRGADGKPGTFTGLDLDGVRHWAAGDLAAGPSSGSYPVKGMLIVPASTACVAGVALGLSKDLLQRVASVTLKERRRLVVAVRETPLSGQTLKQLVALDEAGAIVLPASPAFYAGATHIQDLVDFVAGRVLDAAGVPHRLYRRWEGELGGSRAPQGAGGGD; translated from the coding sequence ATGACTGAGGGCAAGCGCACCCCGTGGGTGGTCGGGGTTTCCGGGGCGTCCGGGACGCCGTACGCGGCGGCGGTGATCCGGGGACTCCTCGCGGCGGGGGAAGGCGTGGACCTGGTGGTGAGCCGGGCCTCTCGGCTCACCCTGTTGGACGAGACCGGGATCGCCTTCCGCGACGCGCACTGGCGGGCCGACCTGGCCGAGTGGCTGGGGCGCGGGGCGGACGGCAAGCCGGGCACCTTCACGGGGCTCGACCTGGACGGCGTACGCCACTGGGCGGCGGGGGACCTGGCGGCCGGACCGAGCTCGGGCTCGTACCCCGTCAAGGGGATGCTGATCGTGCCGGCGTCGACGGCCTGCGTGGCGGGGGTCGCGCTGGGGCTGTCGAAGGACCTGCTCCAGCGGGTCGCGAGCGTGACGCTCAAGGAGCGGCGCCGACTGGTGGTCGCGGTACGCGAGACCCCGCTGAGCGGGCAGACGTTGAAGCAGTTGGTGGCGCTGGACGAGGCGGGCGCGATCGTGCTGCCCGCCTCTCCGGCCTTCTACGCGGGTGCGACGCACATCCAGGATCTGGTGGACTTCGTCGCGGGGCGAGTGCTGGACGCGGCAGGGGTGCCGCACCGGCTGTATCGCCGTTGGGAGGGGGAGCTGGGAGGCTCCCGCGCTCCCCAGGGGGCAGGCGGCGGTGACTAG
- a CDS encoding Lrp/AsnC family transcriptional regulator, with product MDTVDRQLIQALRENGRASYAELGRLVGLSGPSVTDRINRLETAGVITGYRATVDSASLGLGVTALIGISLSDAADHEDVARRLRDLAEIEDCWFIAGDDSFMLKVRASDVDGLEKIIRRLSGTKGVSRTRTTIVLSTKWENRVGELPEEA from the coding sequence ATGGACACGGTGGACAGGCAGCTCATCCAGGCACTCCGGGAGAACGGGCGTGCCTCGTACGCGGAGCTGGGCCGTCTCGTGGGCCTCTCCGGCCCCAGCGTCACCGACCGGATCAACCGCCTGGAGACCGCGGGCGTGATCACGGGCTACCGCGCGACCGTGGACTCGGCCTCGCTCGGTCTCGGCGTCACGGCGCTGATCGGCATCTCCCTCTCCGACGCCGCGGACCACGAGGACGTGGCCCGCCGGCTGCGCGACCTGGCGGAGATCGAGGACTGCTGGTTCATCGCGGGGGACGACTCCTTCATGTTGAAGGTGCGCGCCAGCGACGTGGACGGCCTGGAGAAGATCATCCGGAGGCTGTCCGGCACCAAGGGCGTCTCCCGCACCCGCACCACGATCGTGCTCTCCACGAAGTGGGAGAACCGGGTCGGGGAGCTGCCCGAGGAGGCCTGA
- the mqnE gene encoding aminofutalosine synthase MqnE: MDAGLKRELEEKVRSGERLTREDGIALYESDDLAWLGGLAHEVRTRKNGDVVHFNVNRHLNMTNVCTASCAYCSFQRKPGEKDAYTMRIEEAVRLAKAMENDNLTELHIVNGLHPTLPWRYYPRSLSALKEALPSVSLKAFTATEIHHFETISGMSASDILDELIEAGLESLTGGGAEIFDWEVRQHIVDHRTHWEDWSRIHRLAHSKGLKTPATMLYGHIEEPRHRVDHVLRLRELQDETGGFQVFIPLRYQHDFVDMKDGKVRNKLQARTTMATGAEALKTFAVSRLLFDNVPHVKVFWVMHGVQTAQLALQHGADDMDGSVVEYKITHDADNYGTPNKLGREDLLELIREAGFRPVERNTRYEIIREYPGPEADLRETPQAMRL, encoded by the coding sequence ATGGACGCTGGGCTCAAGCGCGAGCTGGAGGAGAAGGTCCGCTCCGGCGAGCGGCTGACGCGTGAGGACGGCATCGCCCTCTACGAGTCGGACGACCTGGCCTGGCTCGGCGGCCTCGCCCACGAGGTGCGCACGCGCAAGAACGGCGACGTCGTCCACTTCAACGTCAACCGTCACCTCAACATGACGAACGTGTGCACCGCGTCCTGCGCCTACTGCTCGTTCCAGCGCAAGCCGGGCGAGAAGGACGCGTACACGATGCGCATCGAGGAAGCCGTCCGCCTGGCCAAGGCCATGGAGAACGACAACCTCACCGAGCTGCACATCGTCAATGGCCTGCACCCGACCCTGCCGTGGCGCTACTACCCGCGCTCGCTCTCCGCGCTCAAGGAGGCGCTGCCGAGCGTCTCGCTGAAGGCGTTCACGGCCACCGAGATCCACCACTTCGAGACGATCTCCGGGATGTCGGCCTCCGACATCCTGGACGAGCTGATCGAGGCCGGCCTGGAGTCGCTGACCGGCGGCGGCGCCGAGATCTTCGACTGGGAGGTGCGGCAGCACATCGTCGACCACCGCACCCACTGGGAAGACTGGTCGCGCATCCACCGGCTGGCGCACTCCAAGGGTCTGAAGACCCCCGCGACGATGCTCTACGGGCACATCGAGGAGCCGCGCCACCGCGTGGACCACGTGCTGCGACTGCGCGAGCTCCAGGACGAGACCGGCGGCTTCCAGGTCTTCATCCCGCTGCGCTACCAGCACGACTTCGTGGACATGAAGGACGGCAAGGTCCGCAACAAGCTCCAGGCGCGCACGACGATGGCGACGGGCGCCGAGGCGCTGAAGACCTTCGCCGTCTCCCGGCTGCTCTTCGACAACGTGCCGCACGTCAAGGTGTTCTGGGTGATGCACGGCGTGCAGACCGCCCAGCTCGCGCTCCAGCACGGCGCGGACGACATGGACGGCTCGGTCGTCGAGTACAAGATCACGCACGACGCCGACAACTACGGCACCCCGAACAAGCTGGGTCGCGAAGACCTCCTGGAGCTCATCCGCGAGGCCGGCTTCCGCCCGGTCGAGCGGAACACGCGCTACGAGATCATCCGCGAGTACCCGGGCCCGGAGGCGGACCTGCGCGAGACGCCGCAGGCCATGCGCCTCTGA
- a CDS encoding GNAT family N-acetyltransferase: MALTFTFDPAIDAALRDGIIELWTDVTNAGGAVGFVPPVTADVVRPELVKHLAALAEGRMRLLVGRDEEGRVAATAFLAFNAHRLQRHWVWAYTVMVAPALQGRGAGRELMAALADSARTLDGIEAIRLGARGGLGLERFYAACGYKEVGRVPDAIRVAPGDDRDDITFLLPLH, from the coding sequence ATGGCCCTTACCTTCACCTTCGATCCCGCGATCGACGCGGCCCTGCGCGACGGGATCATCGAGCTCTGGACCGACGTCACCAACGCCGGCGGCGCGGTGGGGTTCGTACCGCCCGTGACCGCCGACGTCGTGCGGCCCGAACTGGTCAAGCACCTCGCGGCCCTCGCCGAAGGCCGTATGCGGCTCCTCGTCGGACGCGACGAGGAGGGCAGGGTCGCCGCCACCGCGTTCCTCGCCTTCAACGCCCACCGCCTCCAACGGCACTGGGTCTGGGCGTACACCGTGATGGTCGCCCCCGCCCTCCAGGGGCGGGGCGCGGGCCGGGAACTGATGGCGGCCCTCGCCGACTCCGCGCGCACCCTCGACGGCATCGAGGCCATCCGCCTCGGCGCCCGCGGCGGCCTCGGTCTGGAGCGCTTCTACGCCGCCTGCGGCTACAAAGAGGTCGGCCGCGTCCCCGACGCCATCCGCGTCGCACCCGGCGACGACCGCGACGACATCACCTTCCTGCTGCCGCTGCACTGA
- a CDS encoding DUF4229 domain-containing protein: MRLGIFVGCLVLVAVLVRLGWVPSGLGDANVAWLVLLALVLSAPLSFVLLRKQRDEMSVQISGRVAGAKEKLAANRSQEDSADDAARVS; the protein is encoded by the coding sequence ATGCGCCTGGGCATCTTCGTCGGATGCCTCGTCCTCGTCGCCGTACTGGTGCGTCTGGGCTGGGTGCCCTCCGGGCTGGGCGACGCCAACGTCGCGTGGCTCGTACTGCTCGCCCTCGTGCTGTCCGCGCCGCTGTCCTTCGTACTGCTGCGCAAGCAGCGTGACGAGATGTCCGTGCAGATCTCCGGACGCGTCGCGGGTGCGAAGGAGAAGCTGGCCGCGAACCGCAGCCAGGAGGACTCGGCCGACGACGCGGCCCGCGTGAGCTAG
- a CDS encoding dicarboxylate/amino acid:cation symporter translates to MSVSETPQAQAPAKARFKFPFWAQIVTGLVLGVLFGWLAKSQDISWLKTTLEQVGDIFVQLLKLAVAPLVFFAILVSITNLRKVNNAARLASRTLLWFMITSLIAVGIGLAIGLLTNPGAGTGLTPQDGKLPKHQGSWIDFLTGIVPTDVITPFTELNVLQIVFMAAVAGIAALQLGSKAQPVLSLAESVLELLQKALWWVIRLAPIGTVGLIGTAIATYGWDLIGKYATFTADVYIGSALVMFGVYPLLLATVAKVNPIQFFKGAWPAIQLAFVSRSSVGTMPVTQKVTERLGVPKEYASFAVPFGATTKMDGCAAIYPALAAIFIAQIFDVQLGIKEYVLIAFVSVVGSAATAGLTGATVMLTLTLSTLGLPLEGVGLLMAIDPILDMMRTATNVAGQAVVPVIVSAREGILDKEAYATASSSPLDEASEERAEERAEAPVPVAA, encoded by the coding sequence GTGTCCGTGTCCGAGACCCCCCAGGCCCAGGCTCCCGCCAAGGCCAGGTTCAAGTTCCCCTTCTGGGCGCAGATCGTCACCGGTCTCGTGCTCGGCGTCCTGTTCGGTTGGCTCGCCAAGAGCCAGGACATCAGCTGGCTCAAGACGACCCTGGAGCAGGTCGGCGACATCTTCGTCCAGCTGCTGAAGCTGGCCGTCGCCCCGCTCGTCTTCTTCGCGATCCTGGTGTCCATCACCAACCTGCGGAAGGTGAACAACGCCGCCAGGCTCGCCTCCCGCACGCTGCTCTGGTTCATGATCACGTCGCTGATCGCGGTGGGCATAGGCCTCGCCATCGGCCTCCTGACCAACCCGGGCGCCGGCACCGGCCTCACCCCGCAGGACGGCAAGCTGCCCAAGCACCAGGGCTCCTGGATCGACTTCCTGACCGGCATCGTCCCCACCGACGTCATCACGCCGTTCACCGAACTGAACGTGCTCCAGATCGTCTTCATGGCCGCCGTCGCCGGCATCGCCGCCCTCCAGCTCGGCAGCAAGGCGCAGCCCGTCCTGAGCCTCGCCGAGTCCGTGCTGGAACTCCTGCAGAAGGCCCTGTGGTGGGTCATCCGCCTCGCGCCCATCGGCACCGTCGGCCTCATCGGCACCGCCATCGCCACCTACGGCTGGGACCTGATCGGCAAGTACGCCACCTTCACCGCCGACGTCTACATCGGCTCGGCGCTCGTGATGTTCGGCGTCTACCCGCTGCTCCTCGCCACGGTCGCCAAGGTCAACCCGATCCAGTTCTTCAAGGGCGCCTGGCCGGCCATCCAGCTGGCCTTCGTCTCCCGCTCCTCGGTCGGCACCATGCCGGTCACCCAGAAGGTCACCGAGCGCCTCGGCGTCCCGAAGGAGTACGCCTCCTTCGCCGTCCCGTTCGGCGCCACCACCAAGATGGACGGCTGCGCCGCGATCTACCCGGCGCTCGCCGCGATCTTCATCGCGCAGATCTTCGACGTGCAGCTGGGCATCAAGGAGTACGTGCTCATCGCCTTCGTGTCGGTGGTCGGCTCCGCCGCCACGGCCGGTCTGACGGGCGCCACGGTCATGCTGACCCTGACCCTCTCCACCCTGGGCCTGCCCCTGGAGGGCGTGGGCCTGCTGATGGCGATCGACCCGATCCTCGACATGATGCGCACCGCCACCAACGTGGCCGGCCAGGCCGTCGTCCCGGTCATCGTCTCGGCCCGCGAAGGGATCCTGGACAAGGAGGCCTACGCCACCGCGTCGTCCTCCCCGCTCGACGAGGCGTCCGAGGAGCGTGCCGAGGAGCGCGCCGAGGCCCCGGTCCCGGTCGCGGCCTGA
- a CDS encoding DinB family protein, whose product MSPSPVPPSSRVTPLLEQFDFARERLLGRLTGPVMDSGDGSDTAVGPMADEEYFWEPVADCWSVRRRAEGPGSRATHLAGAGEWGRDAAPYPHPAPPPFTTIAWRLSHLTEMLTLRADHVAGSRALTRDDYRVKGDVAAAVADFEAAAGAWQKALEGVDDAALDTVGYCTYPHGSDAEEPFVDVVWWVNQELLHHGAEIALLRDLHRDLRGDVHGDVHGDVHGARQG is encoded by the coding sequence GTGAGCCCGTCCCCCGTACCCCCCTCGTCCCGAGTGACCCCCCTGCTGGAGCAGTTCGACTTCGCCCGCGAGCGCCTGCTGGGCCGGCTGACCGGGCCCGTCATGGACAGCGGCGACGGGTCGGACACCGCGGTCGGCCCGATGGCCGACGAGGAGTACTTCTGGGAGCCCGTGGCGGACTGCTGGTCGGTGCGCCGGCGCGCGGAGGGGCCGGGGTCGCGGGCGACCCACCTGGCCGGCGCCGGCGAGTGGGGTCGGGACGCCGCGCCCTACCCGCACCCCGCGCCGCCGCCGTTCACCACGATCGCCTGGCGCCTGAGCCACCTCACCGAAATGCTGACGCTGCGGGCCGACCACGTGGCCGGCAGCCGGGCGCTGACCCGGGACGACTACCGGGTCAAGGGCGACGTCGCCGCGGCGGTCGCGGACTTCGAGGCGGCCGCCGGAGCCTGGCAGAAGGCGCTCGAAGGCGTGGACGACGCCGCGCTGGACACCGTGGGGTACTGCACCTACCCGCACGGCAGCGACGCGGAAGAGCCGTTCGTCGACGTCGTCTGGTGGGTCAACCAGGAACTCCTGCACCACGGGGCCGAGATCGCCCTGCTGCGCGACCTCCACCGCGACCTTCGCGGCGACGTCCACGGCGACGTCCACGGCGACGTCCATGGTGCCCGGCAGGGGTGA
- a CDS encoding AMP-dependent synthetase/ligase, which yields MSTVVQQAGPNLVEPVKTVIDGVVREVVVPALVGPPPHGSLGDIPFDNAAQAPGEAVLARKGPDGAWRDVSAAEFAAEVLAVAKGLIAEGLRPGDRLAIMARTTYEWTLLDFAGWAAGLVTVPIYPTSSALQARWIIHDSGAVACAVEDTVQARIISGERGNLPWLAHLWEFDTGAVARLVKAGEHIPDALVHERRRGRTPHDVATLVYTSGTTGQPKGCVLTHGNFFAEVDNAVELLHPVFRATTEEPASTLLFLPLSHVFGRMVAVGCLRARVKLGHAPSIATEDLLADLAGFSPTFLLAIPYVLEKVYNTARATAERMGRASSFDRAARIAQRFGEAVEGNPPGLGLRTARALYDPLVYRRIRAALGGRVRYVLSGGSPLGRRLAAFYTGAGVEVFEGYGLTETTAASTITPPLKPRLGTVGWPLPGTAVRIADDGEVLLRGRHVFAGYWNVAWAEPGAWFPTGDIGELDRDGYLTITGRKKDLIITSGGKNVAPAVLEDWLRAHPLVGQCMVVGDNRPYVAALVTLEPEGLAHWRQMHKKTTMPMRELVEDEELRADVQRAVDEANQLVSRAESIRRFVVLPGEFTEARGHLTPSLKLKRGVVAREFDREINALYRGRG from the coding sequence GTGAGCACAGTCGTGCAGCAGGCCGGGCCGAACCTGGTCGAACCCGTCAAGACCGTGATCGACGGCGTGGTGCGCGAGGTGGTCGTACCCGCGTTGGTGGGGCCGCCCCCGCACGGGTCGCTCGGGGACATCCCCTTCGACAACGCCGCCCAGGCCCCCGGCGAGGCCGTGCTCGCCCGCAAGGGGCCGGACGGCGCCTGGCGGGACGTAAGCGCCGCCGAGTTCGCGGCCGAAGTCCTCGCCGTGGCCAAGGGACTGATCGCGGAAGGGCTGCGCCCCGGGGACCGGCTCGCCATCATGGCGCGGACCACCTACGAGTGGACGCTGCTGGACTTCGCCGGCTGGGCCGCCGGGCTGGTCACCGTACCGATCTACCCCACCTCCTCCGCCCTCCAGGCGCGCTGGATCATCCACGACTCCGGCGCCGTGGCCTGCGCCGTCGAGGACACCGTGCAGGCGCGCATCATCAGCGGCGAGCGGGGGAACCTGCCGTGGCTGGCCCACCTGTGGGAGTTCGACACGGGCGCCGTGGCCCGGCTCGTCAAAGCCGGGGAACACATCCCCGACGCGCTGGTGCACGAACGCAGAAGAGGCCGCACACCCCACGACGTGGCCACGCTCGTGTACACGTCCGGGACCACCGGGCAGCCCAAGGGCTGCGTACTGACGCACGGCAACTTCTTCGCCGAGGTCGACAACGCGGTCGAACTCCTCCACCCCGTCTTCCGGGCCACGACCGAGGAACCCGCGTCCACCCTCCTCTTCCTGCCGCTGTCCCACGTGTTCGGGCGGATGGTCGCCGTCGGATGCCTGCGGGCCCGGGTGAAACTGGGCCACGCGCCGAGCATCGCCACGGAGGACCTGCTGGCGGACCTGGCGGGCTTCAGCCCGACGTTCCTCCTCGCCATCCCCTACGTGCTGGAGAAGGTCTACAACACCGCGCGGGCCACCGCCGAGCGCATGGGCCGCGCCTCCTCCTTCGACCGGGCCGCACGGATCGCGCAGCGCTTCGGCGAGGCGGTCGAGGGCAACCCCCCGGGCCTCGGACTGCGCACGGCCCGCGCCCTGTACGACCCGCTCGTCTACCGACGGATCCGCGCGGCCCTGGGCGGACGCGTCCGTTACGTCCTCAGCGGCGGCTCACCCCTGGGGCGGCGGCTCGCCGCCTTCTACACCGGAGCCGGCGTCGAGGTCTTCGAGGGCTACGGGCTGACCGAGACGACGGCCGCCTCCACCATCACCCCGCCGCTGAAACCGCGGCTGGGAACGGTCGGCTGGCCGCTCCCGGGGACGGCGGTACGCATCGCCGACGACGGCGAGGTACTGCTGCGGGGGCGCCACGTCTTCGCCGGGTACTGGAACGTGGCCTGGGCGGAGCCGGGCGCCTGGTTCCCCACCGGCGACATCGGCGAACTGGACCGGGACGGCTACCTGACGATCACCGGCCGGAAGAAGGACCTGATCATCACCTCCGGGGGCAAGAACGTCGCCCCGGCGGTCCTGGAGGACTGGCTGCGCGCCCACCCCCTGGTCGGCCAGTGCATGGTCGTCGGCGACAACCGGCCGTACGTGGCGGCCCTGGTCACCCTGGAGCCGGAAGGGCTCGCGCACTGGCGGCAGATGCACAAGAAGACCACCATGCCGATGCGGGAGCTGGTCGAGGACGAGGAACTGCGGGCCGACGTACAGCGCGCGGTGGACGAGGCGAACCAACTGGTGTCGCGCGCGGAATCGATCCGACGCTTCGTCGTACTGCCCGGGGAGTTCACGGAGGCCCGGGGACACCTGACGCCGTCGCTGAAGCTCAAGCGGGGCGTGGTGGCACGCGAATTCGACCGTGAGATCAACGCCCTCTACCGCGGCCGCGGCTGA
- a CDS encoding alpha/beta hydrolase, whose product MRRTRSWFRAAVAASGLVLVSLGATPPAVDGPAPPRIRWGDCPERPVPDGMRCGTLDVPLDHAAPAKGTVTLAVARIPATQGASRGPVLLNFGGPGGPGIASLAADPTLFADLGKHRDLVTFDPRGVGHSEPVSCGGSQETDPAIAPHDAAGRLAALRAVARRCALHSGPVLPYIGTVNVSRDMDVIRRALGAGKLDYLGFSYGTRLGAVYAAQFPRTTGRMVLDGVDTLTEPLAEQALMSARGQQRALDHFLGWCTRQSDCVYGTNTRTAKRKVDALVARLDEEPLVGQDGSHFTGQDVVASVATALYSRKLWPALADGLKEVERGDPIGLLQLGGPMEPPPQNQEEDEDQGRVKVPADNGPAAQTAVNCADDPDRGDDTATPAAVRKEVEGLRDEFLAASRIFGPNQLLTVLSCYGRPPGTDFIRKIDDPGAPRMLLVGTRGDPATPYEWTEETARRLGSAVILDFKGDGHTGYAESPCVREYANHFLVDGRLPAGTRACPAGQ is encoded by the coding sequence GTGCGCCGTACCCGTAGCTGGTTCCGTGCCGCCGTCGCGGCCTCCGGGCTCGTGCTGGTGTCGTTGGGGGCCACCCCGCCGGCCGTCGACGGGCCCGCGCCGCCCCGCATCCGCTGGGGTGACTGCCCCGAACGGCCGGTACCCGACGGCATGCGGTGCGGGACGCTGGACGTGCCGCTGGACCACGCCGCCCCGGCGAAGGGCACGGTCACCCTGGCGGTGGCCCGGATACCCGCGACGCAGGGCGCGTCCCGCGGGCCGGTCCTGTTGAACTTCGGGGGCCCCGGCGGCCCGGGCATCGCCTCCCTCGCCGCCGACCCCACCCTCTTCGCCGACCTCGGCAAGCACCGCGACCTCGTCACCTTCGACCCCCGGGGCGTCGGACACAGCGAGCCCGTCTCCTGCGGCGGCTCGCAGGAGACGGACCCCGCGATCGCCCCGCACGACGCCGCCGGACGGCTCGCCGCCCTGCGGGCCGTGGCCCGGCGGTGCGCGCTGCACTCCGGCCCGGTGCTCCCGTACATCGGCACCGTGAACGTCTCGCGCGACATGGACGTCATCCGCCGGGCCCTCGGCGCGGGGAAGCTCGACTACCTCGGCTTCTCCTACGGCACCCGGCTCGGCGCCGTGTACGCCGCACAGTTCCCCCGCACGACCGGCCGCATGGTCCTCGACGGGGTCGACACCCTCACCGAGCCGCTCGCCGAGCAGGCCCTGATGTCGGCGCGCGGGCAGCAGCGCGCCCTCGACCACTTCCTCGGCTGGTGCACCCGCCAGAGCGACTGCGTGTACGGCACGAACACCCGTACCGCCAAGCGGAAGGTCGACGCGCTCGTGGCCCGGCTCGACGAGGAGCCGCTGGTCGGGCAGGACGGTTCGCACTTCACGGGGCAGGACGTGGTCGCGTCGGTCGCCACGGCCCTGTACTCGCGCAAGCTGTGGCCCGCGCTCGCGGACGGCCTCAAGGAGGTCGAGCGGGGCGACCCGATCGGACTGCTTCAGTTGGGTGGCCCGATGGAGCCGCCCCCGCAGAATCAGGAGGAGGACGAGGACCAGGGCCGGGTGAAGGTGCCCGCCGACAACGGGCCGGCCGCGCAGACCGCCGTGAACTGCGCCGACGACCCGGACCGGGGCGACGACACGGCCACCCCGGCGGCGGTCCGCAAGGAGGTCGAGGGCCTGCGGGACGAGTTCCTCGCGGCATCGCGGATCTTCGGGCCGAACCAGTTGCTGACCGTCCTGTCCTGCTACGGCCGCCCGCCCGGAACGGACTTCATCCGGAAGATCGACGACCCCGGGGCCCCGCGCATGCTGCTCGTCGGCACGCGCGGCGACCCGGCGACCCCGTACGAGTGGACCGAGGAGACGGCCCGACGGCTGGGCTCGGCGGTGATCCTCGACTTCAAGGGCGACGGGCACACCGGGTACGCGGAATCCCCGTGCGTGCGCGAGTACGCCAACCACTTCCTGGTCGATGGCCGGCTCCCCGCCGGGACGCGGGCCTGCCCCGCCGGGCAGTGA